The following coding sequences lie in one Pontibacter sp. G13 genomic window:
- a CDS encoding ECF-type sigma factor, with protein sequence MEDLVDILYGDLVKLAGMIRSEKAPHLTFRTTDLVHEAYLKLLNQADRTYQNRKHFLRTAACAIRQIILNRYRDRQAQKRGGDLVAVTLSKADLLPAHWTSGDDWETLSLLLTRLAQSFPRQAEVVDCRFFAGYGIEETAELLDISPATVKRDWEFAKSWLFLHLTKA encoded by the coding sequence ATGGAGGACTTGGTGGATATTCTGTATGGGGACCTGGTAAAACTGGCTGGGATGATTCGAAGTGAAAAAGCCCCGCACCTTACTTTCAGGACCACAGATCTCGTTCACGAAGCTTATTTGAAATTGCTGAATCAGGCAGATCGAACCTACCAGAACCGAAAGCATTTCCTCCGAACAGCGGCATGTGCCATTCGCCAGATTATCCTCAACCGCTATCGAGATCGTCAAGCTCAAAAACGAGGTGGAGATTTAGTGGCTGTCACCCTATCCAAGGCAGACTTGTTGCCTGCTCATTGGACATCTGGCGATGACTGGGAAACCCTATCTCTGTTGTTGACACGGCTGGCGCAGAGTTTTCCTCGGCAAGCGGAAGTGGTGGATTGTCGATTTTTTGCCGGATACGGCATTGAGGAGACCGCCGAACTGCTGGATATTTCCCCTGCTACCGTGAAAAGAGACTGGGAATTCGCCAAATCTTGGCTGTTTCTCCATCTGACAAAAGCGTGA